Genomic DNA from Flavobacterium sp. N502540:
TCATGGATAGTTTTTTGTTTTGCACTGCCTTTGCCAGATTAATTGTTATTGCCTAAAAACTATTAATACAAAATCCGTAAATTTAGAACATTATTGAAACAAAGTTTAAACTTGAAACTTTGAAACCTAAAACTTTAAATTTCTCATGGAACATCTACATAAAGAAGAAAAGATTAAAAAGAATAAAATAAATCAACCCGGTTCCTGCTGCTCACATGACGAGCCTGTACATTCAGACGATGACGGACACGATCACGGTCATAGTGCGGATAGTGGATGGTTTAGAATGTTTTTACCGGCCATTATTTCCTTTGTTTTATTGCTGATTGGAATTGGATTCGATCAGTATTTCGAACAAAATTGGTTTTCTGGCCCTGTTAGAATCGCCTGGTATGTTATCGCTTATCTGCCGGTGGGATTCCCTGTTTTAAAGGAAGCTTACGAAAGCATCAGAAAGGGCGACGTATTTTCGGAGTTTTTCCTGATGAGTATTGCCACTATCGGAGCATTTGCTATTGGAGAATTTCCGGAAGGTGTTGCTGTGATGTTGTTTTATACCATTGGAGAGAACTTTCAGGGATTGGCAGTCAGTCGTGCCAAATCAAACATAAAAAGCTTGTTGGACCAGCGTCCTGATGAGGTAAGTGTTTTGGAAAATAATGTTGCGACTAAAGTTAAAGCTGCCGATGTTGCCATTGGAGCGATAGTGCAGTTAAAAGCAGGGGAAAAACTAGGACTGGACGGAGAATTACTTTCCGATTCGGCTTCCTTTAATACTGCAGCACTTACGGGAGAAAGCAAACCGGACACCAAAGTAAAAGGAGAAGCTGTTTTGGCCGGAATGATTAACGGAAGTACCATTGCATTGGTAAAAGTAACGGCAGCTTACAACGACAGTAAATTGTCTAAGATTTTGGAAATGGTTCAGAATGCCGTTACTAAAAAAGCTCCCGCAGAATTGTTTATTCGAAAATTTGCTAAAATTTATACGCCGATTGTAGTTTATCTGGCGATTGCCATTTGCTTGTTGCCCATGCTTTTTGTTTCCGATTATGTGTTTAGTGACTGGTTGTACAGAGCATTGGTTTTTCTGGTAATTTCGTGCCCTTGTGCTTTGGTGATCAGCATTCCGCTAGGCTATTTTGGCGGAATCGGAGCAGCGAGCAAGAACGGTATCCTGTTTAAAGGAAGTAATTTCTTAGACAGTATCTCGACCATTCAGAATGTTGTGATGGACAAAACAGGTACAATGACCGAAGGTGTTTTTAAAGTTCAGGAAGTGATTATTCAGGACGGTTTTGACAAAGACGAAATTTTAAAACTGGTCAATGTACTTGAAAGTCAGAGTACACATCCCGTTGCGACTGCAATTCACAATTATGTAGGGCAAATTGATTCCTCAATACTACTGAAAAACGTAGAGGAGATTTCCGGACACGGATTAAAAGCTGAAATAGACGGAAAAGAACTGCACGTAGGGAATTTTAAACTGATGGATAAATTCAGTATTGCATACCATGTTGATCCAAATGCGGTGGTTTATACGACCATTGCCATTGCTTACGACAATAAGTTTGCAGGTTATTTAACAATTGCCGATGAAATTAAAGCAGATGCGCAAGAGGCAGTAACCAAATTGAAAGCTCTCGGAGTTAAAGTAACCATGCTGAGCGGTGATAAAATCAATGTGGTGCAGTTTGTTGCCAAAACTTTAGATATTACAAACGCTTTTGGAGATTTACTGCCTGAAGATAAGGTGAATCAACTGAACGAAATTAAAGCCAAAAATGAAACGGTTGCTTTTGTTGGGGATGGTGTAAACGATGCTCCGGTAATTGCTTTAAGTACGGTTGGAATCGCGATGGGAGGGTTGGGCAGTGATGCCACGATCGAAACTGCCGATGTGGTCATTCAGGACGATAAACCAAGCAAGATTCCGATGGCGATAAACATTGGAAAACAAACCAAAAAAATCGTCTGGCAAAATATTACGCTGGCCTTCGTTGTAAAAGCTGTCGTGCTTATCTTAGGAGCCGGCGGACTGGCAACCATGTGGGAAGCTGTTTTTGCGGATGTCGGAGTAGCCTTATTAGCCATCCTGAATGCCGTGAGGATTCAGAAGATGAAATTTTAAGATAAAGAAACCGTTTCAGAGTTTAAACTGAAACGGTTTTGTTTTTGATGCTTTATCTCATGTGGAATAACCAGAGCGGTATAAAGACTATTAAAGAAATTTATTTTTTTAAATGTGTTGGCTCCTGAATTTCTCCATTACCAAAGGACCAGTTTTCCAAGCCGTTATTTTCTAATAAAACAATAATCACGTTATTAATGAGAATCGCTGTTGTTGCGGCAATTCTTGTAGCAATTTGGTGGTATAATTTCTTTTTTTGTTCTATTGTTCGACCTTGTCCTGCGGTGATCTGAACATATACAATTTCTTCAGAATGCGAAATACCAAGATAACTTTCGGGATATTTTATCTGATGTTGTTCTAATTCTTCAATTACATGAAAATAATCAGCACTTGGAATATGAAATTCTGCTATTAAAGATTGATGAATCGCTTCTGAAATATTGTTTTTGGTTTCTAAGGAAAGCTTCTTAGGTAAACTGATTCGGACAAATGGCATTTTTTAGATTTTGAGTTTTGTATAAAAATAAAAAAAATAGAGGAGGAGTCCACAAATCTTTAGGAAAACTTCAATTCAATCTGAGTTCCCTTATTTTCTATACGAACTTCGGTTGTATTGCTTTCAGAAGGTATTTGAGTAGGATACCAGTTTCGATGTGGTCGCACTATAATCAGCAGGCCTTCATCATCTCCAAGAGCAGCAAAGAGCTCACTATTGTCGTTTTTACTAAAGAATTCTAAGTTGTGTTGCGTTATGAGTTGGTTAGCCAGAACTAGAGGATTCTCATTGACAATTCCGATTTCACTAATGTTGAGTATCGATTGAGAACTAAAAGGTTCCGTTTGAGCATTGTTGAGGTCATATCGGACGATGAATTCCAGTATATTACCATTGTTGTCATAAAAGTATACAGCGTTGGCATTCCAGTTTTCAAAATTGGCAACAACAGTTGCATCTTCAATAACAATTAAATCCAGTTTGTTATTAGTCCATTTAATGGCCTCTTCCAGTTTGTTTTGAGGGATATTAAAGGCAAAATGATAGACAGAGTCGAATTGCTGATTTTCAATAAATTCCAAAACCGATGTACCTGCCTGAATAGTAACCGAATTGGAATCTTTTTCGAGAATTGAAAGATTAAGTACGTCTTGGTAGAATGCTGCTGTTTTTTGAATATTGTGGGTTTGAATCTGAAGGTGTTGTAATTTCATGATGAGGTGGATTTACAAAGAGGCAGAAGCATCTTTTCGTTTCGAACAAATTTAAAAAAGGATCGCTGCGTTCTGATTGTCATATCATTTTATACTTCAATAAAGGAATAACAAATTATGATGAGAAGTAGAGTAGTGGTAATTTTTTTTAACACATAGAAACATAGATTGTATGGCTAAAATGAGAATACAAAAGGGAAATACATTTCTTTCGTCCCGATGCATCGGGACGTTTTATTTGAAATGGAATACCTGTTTCAGCATTTAGAACTATGTTTCTATGGGTTAGAATAGAGGTTAGGATGTTGAAATACTAAAATTATTAAACACATAGAAACATAGATTTT
This window encodes:
- a CDS encoding heavy metal translocating P-type ATPase, producing the protein MEHLHKEEKIKKNKINQPGSCCSHDEPVHSDDDGHDHGHSADSGWFRMFLPAIISFVLLLIGIGFDQYFEQNWFSGPVRIAWYVIAYLPVGFPVLKEAYESIRKGDVFSEFFLMSIATIGAFAIGEFPEGVAVMLFYTIGENFQGLAVSRAKSNIKSLLDQRPDEVSVLENNVATKVKAADVAIGAIVQLKAGEKLGLDGELLSDSASFNTAALTGESKPDTKVKGEAVLAGMINGSTIALVKVTAAYNDSKLSKILEMVQNAVTKKAPAELFIRKFAKIYTPIVVYLAIAICLLPMLFVSDYVFSDWLYRALVFLVISCPCALVISIPLGYFGGIGAASKNGILFKGSNFLDSISTIQNVVMDKTGTMTEGVFKVQEVIIQDGFDKDEILKLVNVLESQSTHPVATAIHNYVGQIDSSILLKNVEEISGHGLKAEIDGKELHVGNFKLMDKFSIAYHVDPNAVVYTTIAIAYDNKFAGYLTIADEIKADAQEAVTKLKALGVKVTMLSGDKINVVQFVAKTLDITNAFGDLLPEDKVNQLNEIKAKNETVAFVGDGVNDAPVIALSTVGIAMGGLGSDATIETADVVIQDDKPSKIPMAINIGKQTKKIVWQNITLAFVVKAVVLILGAGGLATMWEAVFADVGVALLAILNAVRIQKMKF
- a CDS encoding tautomerase family protein; the protein is MPFVRISLPKKLSLETKNNISEAIHQSLIAEFHIPSADYFHVIEELEQHQIKYPESYLGISHSEEIVYVQITAGQGRTIEQKKKLYHQIATRIAATTAILINNVIIVLLENNGLENWSFGNGEIQEPTHLKK
- a CDS encoding VOC family protein; this translates as MKLQHLQIQTHNIQKTAAFYQDVLNLSILEKDSNSVTIQAGTSVLEFIENQQFDSVYHFAFNIPQNKLEEAIKWTNNKLDLIVIEDATVVANFENWNANAVYFYDNNGNILEFIVRYDLNNAQTEPFSSQSILNISEIGIVNENPLVLANQLITQHNLEFFSKNDNSELFAALGDDEGLLIIVRPHRNWYPTQIPSESNTTEVRIENKGTQIELKFS